One Ricinus communis isolate WT05 ecotype wild-type chromosome 1, ASM1957865v1, whole genome shotgun sequence DNA window includes the following coding sequences:
- the LOC8265799 gene encoding phosphatidylglycerophosphate phosphatase PTPMT2: protein MYIEEVKEEEEEVNRGRDNKIRSSGVVILDAKRVLVGAGARALFYPTLFYNVLRNKLQSEFHWWDRVDQFILLGAVPFPTDVPRLKELGVSAVVTLNEPYETLVPTSLYHAHNIVHLVIPTRDYLFAPSFADICQAVDFIHENASLGKTTYVHCKAGRGRSTTIVLCYLVHHQHMTPDAAYKYVRSNRPRVLLAPSQRQAVQDYYLKVKKTGNPGWIAKKTSNYLIEEEVKQDLAMSEDGSFVVVTKSDLDGYDVGRESIVGNNKILGELSLVCRVQFASQVAISRLSCLWLGCHANQKSSRKELEGSAGDDQLRSLTVDIQVH from the exons ATGTATATAGAGGAAGTgaaggaagaggaagaggaggTGAATAGAGGaagagataataaaattagaagcaGTGGCGTTGTGATTTTGGACGCGAAACGGGTTTTAGTTGGAGCAGGAGCTCGTGCTTTGTTTTACCCTACCTTGTTTTATAATGTTCTAAGGAACAAGCTTCAATCTGAGTTTCATTGGTGGGATAGGGTTGATCAG tTCATATTGTTAGGTGCTGTTCCCTTTCCTACTGATGTTCCTCGCTTGAAAGAACTTGGGGTTTCTGCTGTAGTTACCTTAAATGAACCCTATGAGACTTTGGTCCCTACATCACTATATCAT GCTCACAATATTGTTCATTTGGTCATTCCAACTAGAGATTATCTGTTTGCTCCATCATTTGCTGATATATGCCAAGCTGTAGATTTCATTCATG aaaatgCCTCCCTTGGGAAGACGACTTATGTTCACTGTAAGGCTGGTAGAGGGCGCAGTACAACCATTGTTCTCTGTTACCTT GTTCACCACCAGCACATGACACCTGATGCTGCATACAAGTATGTGAGGTCTAATAGGCCAAGGGTATTGTTGGCCCCTTCCCAGCGGCAG GCTGTTCAGGATTACTATCTTAAGGTGAAGAAAACTGGCAATCCTGGTTGGATAGCAAAGAAAACATCAAATTATCTAATAGAAGAAGAGGTCAAACAGGACTTGGCAATGTCTGAAGATGGTTCATTTGTGGTGGTAACCAAATCAGATCTTGATGGATATGATGTTGGGCGTGAATCAATTGTGGGGAATAACAAGATTTTGGGTGAACTTAGCCTGGTTTGCAGGGTTCAGTTTGCCAGTCAGGTAGCAATTTCCAGACTTTCATGTCTGTGGCTTGGATGCCATGCAAACCAGAAATCCTCAAGGAAAGAGCTTGAGGGCTCTGCTGGAGATGACCAGTTAAGAAGTCTTACTGTTGATATCCAAGTTCATTGA
- the LOC8265800 gene encoding uncharacterized protein LOC8265800: MADSRSYNQPSTHTVTHHKSFIRIICKSLFFVLFLIAIPLFPSQAPNFVNQTLLTKFWELVHLLFIGVAVSYGLFSSRNVEGEFETTTQYSTCDFDDLQSSNNYVSRIFHVSPIFENGYENLSGSDEKNVYHTWNSQSYKDESSVTVTNGSSSSIDEKRKHGFIDHENGNEIPVEHDENTGVQTWNSQYLQGESVVVLSQVNYELDEWGKPSQIAGCKPLGLPVRSLKSRIRNPDTPHFSDGSESGSSLIGDSNSSGRTMNEKIFGDMGPINLEEKFNENFALHSQVPRRSRSGRVELRNKVGRVAPHPSHFRPLSVDETQFESLRSQSFRSTTSFSSQASSVSNSPTMLSPSHSTTSSDSPSSRTEELGKDKDFFPSYPPASQSPQTTKTRDAPLNAFHLRRYSSGSLFQKDAHKRIKDEPKDLRGKRKDDLLRSKEGGQGTLESDKKPAMMVKASPRGKSVRTIRSVYTAEAATVGETCIDDQAGKEYNEAIGENIGKIEMKREGSGKYDVPTGMGKKNLDGQYDVPKPTFGKYQMKEKEEPLETVTVEAEEDPQRETDRSGMGSHADAVLNPVSDAGHDPGEVDRKAGEFIAKFREQIRLQKVASVERSKGLRLSGKHLR; this comes from the coding sequence ATGGCAGATTCGAGATCTTATAACCAGCCCAGTACTCACACAGTCACACACCATAAATCTTTCATTCGTATCATCTGTAAGTCTCTTTTCTTTGTCCTCTTTCTTATTGCTATTCCTTTATTCCCTTCACAAGCTCCTAACTTTGTCAACCAAACCTTACTCACTAAGTTCTGGGAGCTTGTTCACTTATTGTTTATTGGTGTTGCTGTCTCTTACGGCTTGTTTAGTAGCAGAAATGTGGAAGGGGAATTTGAAACCACCACCCAGTACTCTACTTGTGACTTTGATGATTTACAGTCATCTAATAACTATGTCTCTAGAATTTTTCATGTTTCccctatttttgaaaatgggTATGAAAATCTGTCCGGGTCTGACGAGAAAAATGTTTACCATACTTGGAACTCTCAGTCCTATAAAGATGAGTCTAGTGTTACTGTTACTAATGGTAGTAGCTCTAGTATCgatgaaaagagaaaacatgGATTTATAGATCATGAAAATGGAAATGAGATTCCAGTCGAGCATGATGAGAATACTGGTGTTCAAACTTGGAATTCTCAATATTTACAGGGTGAATCTGTGGTTGTATTGTCTCAAGTAAACTATGAACTTGATGAATGGGGAAAACCTAGTCAGATAGCTGGTTGTAAACCTTTAGGATTGCCAGTTAGGAGTTTAAAATCGCGAATTAGAAACCCAGATACTCCTCATTTTAGCGATGGAAGTGAGTCTGGTTCAAGCTTGATTGGTGATTCTAACAGTTCCGGAAGGACTATGAATGAGAAAATTTTTGGTGATATGGGTCCAATAAACTTGGAGGAGAAGTTCAACGAAAATTTTGCCTTGCATTCTCAAGTTCCGCGGCGCTCTAGATCTGGAAGGGTAGAATTGAGGAATAAAGTAGGTCGTGTTGCTCCTCATCCTTCACATTTTAGGCCTCTTTCTGTTGATGAAACTCAATTTGAGTCTCTCAGGTCACAATCTTTCAGGTCCACAACTTCTTTCTCGTCTCAAGCTAGTTCAGTGTCAAATTCACCAACAATGCTTTCTCCTTCGCACTCTACTACTTCTTCTGATTCACCAAGTTCAAGAACGGAAGAATTAGGAAAAGATAAGGATTTCTTTCCTTCATATCCTCCTGCTTCCCAATCACCACAAACAACAAAGACTCGTGATGCTCCATTGAATGCTTTTCACTTGAGGAGGTATAGCAGTGGCTCTTTGTTCCAAAAGGATGCGCACAAACGCATAAAAGATGAGCCGAAAGATCTCCGTGGGAAGAGAAAAGATGATTTACTGAGAAGTAAAGAGGGTGGACAGGGTACATTGGAATCAGATAAGAAGCCTGCAATGATGGTTAAAGCTTCGCCAAGGGGAAAATCTGTTAGGACCATTAGAAGTGTATATACTGCGGAGGCAGCAACAGTTGGGGAAACCTGCATTGATGATCAGGCTGGAAAAGAATATAATGAAGCAATAGGTGAAAATATAGggaaaatagaaatgaaaaggGAAGGATCTGGAAAATATGATGTGCCAACTGGCATGGGTAAGAAGAATCTCGATGGTCAATATGATGTGCCAAAGCCAACATTTGGAAAATATcagatgaaagaaaaggaagaaccTTTGGAGACTGTAACTGTGGAGGCTGAAGAAGACCCGCAGCGCGAGACTGATAGGAGTGGAATGGGCTCCCATGCAGATGCTGTGCTTAACCCTGTGAGTGATGCAGGGCATGACCCTGGTGAGGTTGATAGGAAGGCTGGTGAGTTCATAGCCAAGTTCAGGGAGCAGATTAGACTTCAAAAAGTGGCTTCTGTTGAAAGATCAAAAGGATTGCGATTGAGTGGTAAGCATTTAAGGTGA